The DNA region AGTCGTCATTTGATCAGGAGGCCTCTGCCGTTCTCATGGCCCGGCTCGGCGTTTTCAGGGCGGAGTCAGAGGAGGGGCCTGACGTTCTCCGCTGGCTAGACAGGCAACTCATTCGCTTGGTGAGTATCACAGCTATTCAGAAGGAAATGTAGGTCAACGCCTCCATTCAGAAGAGGCAATAATGcgaatcattgaatcattattattgtaataatgaaTGTAGAATTTGCGTCACACTCAACTTTTGTGTTTGTTGTATGGTTTCAGTGTCAGAAGTTTGGCCAGTTCAATAAAGATGATCCAAACTCCTTCAAACTGTCTGAATCTCTCTCACTGTACCCACAggtaaaaaacacaaacaccttCAGATAAACTTTTATATTTGGGATAGGACAGGGTCCTTAAAAGTCTTCAGTtcacataataaatgtttatattctaatatgatgatggTGTAAAAGTGCAaaagattttattacatttatgttttatcaTCTTTTTAAATGAGCTGCTAGAAGTACTAAAACaatagacatttcaaaataagagtcctggtGTAAGTATAATTAAAAATCCCACATAATgcacaaatgaagaaaacatttgGCCTTAATACACTATAATTTAATTCAAAGTAAACTCTTGTTTGATAATCATGCTATTATCATATCAGCAAAATCCAATATTTtgtgcttaattttcatttattgataCATTAGTACATATCTCAGTCAGTAGATATGTATATATTGAATAAATCATGCCTTGAATAGTTCAAACTTGCAGTTACACTGTTTTGCAATTAAATGTGTGCCTGTTAAAATTCATAAATGATGCATGGTTTATTTTGAGATtgtagtgtatgattaaaacctGTATGAAAACTATTTTCTTAACAGTTCATGTTCCACTTGAGGAGATCCCCATTCCTGCAGGTGTTCAACAACAGTCCTGATGAGTCGTCCTACTACAGGCATCATTTTGTGCGCCAGGATCTGACGCAGTCACTCATAATGATACAGCCCATCCTCTACTCCTACTCTTTCTACGGCCCTCCAGAGGTGATTTGAGACCCATCCAtgcaatattataatatgaaatgttgtgtaattcaGCTTGCACTCATCTCGTCTTTGTCTGGTTTTGTAGCCCGTTCTTCTGGACAGCAGCAGCATCCTTCCTGATCGCATTCTGTTGATGGACACCTTCTTCCAGTTGGTGATTTACCACGGAGAGGTAcgacagctcactaggttttggatcaGAACTGATGTTTTCAATGGCTCCTCAAATGCTCCTCCTCTGAGGTCAGTTTAGTGATGGTGTTATTTTCATCTTCTCAGACTATCGCTCAGTGGAGGAAGGCTGGATACCAGGAGATGGCAGAGTATGAGAACTTCAAGCAGCTGCTTCAGGCTCCTCTGGATGACGCTCAGGAGATCTTGCAGACACGCTTCCCCATGCCCAGATACATCGACACCGAGCACGGAGGTTCACAGGCACGCTTCCTCCTCTCCAAAGTCAACCCCTCCCAGACCCACAACAACCTCTACGCCTGGGGCCAGGTACACACCTTTAGTTCTGATGGAGCGATACGTTCGTTATGTGTTCTTGAAATGAATTCAGTGTTGACCAAGTGTCTGATCTCTAATATTATATCTTCTCCTTGTAGGAGTCAGGAGCTCCAATCCTTACAGACGACGTCAGTCTGCAAGTTTTTATGGACCATCTCAAGAAACTGGCTGTTTCAAGTTCAGCATAAACTTTCTGCAGAAGATCAGTGAAGGATGTACATTCAGAGTGTTGAAGAAGTGGACTTTTGACCTAATCTTCTGGAAAAACTTCCATATCTAACCTTAACACAACAAAGTGTATCTCTGTATTTGTTTAGGAGGTCCTCCAGAGAAAGGGTTGTTAGATGTTTTCTAATTCTCATCTACGCAAGTaattatgatttgtctgtcatgtttgtttgcttatttaattaaataaatttagtttgtATCTAACAGAGAGTGTTACGTGAAAAACCTTAAAAACATACCATCTGATTTCCCAAAGAGAAACTGTTTTCTGCCATCATGTTGCTTGCATCGCTATTTCTCAAGCATGTTCAGACTGAAATTCctgttaatgtttatttgacaGAATCCTCTTGTCCgttggttcttttttttattgcacagatTGACAGTCTTCTTACTTTCATAAACTGTACCTGTGATCTGCTCACTGGCGGGGAGAAACAGTTTTTTGTAGTCCTGTTCCTCCAGTCCTGTAATTAAATGAATGTTGTATGTAAAGAATTTAAATGTGACTTGTGATCCACATTCCAGATTCATCTTGATCTACAATTATGAACTAATGCTATGCATAATATTTATCGTGAAAATCTTTTGTAGGTTACTTCATTTCAAAGGTAAAGCTGAAGTTGAGCACCTTGAATGTGCAAACTCTGGTCTTgatctaaaataaaacaacaaatcagCATGACTGAGGCATTTGTACCTATTTATATCAGGATTTTAAGTCTGATGAAATgtggaaacattaaaatatatattaaacaaaaactatttgtACTTTTGCACATTATTATTCCTAACTGTAAAGTTCACAATATGATTTGTTAATTGTCAACcatgcaattacttttttttattttgtattataaaatataactataatttGTACTTTtgcacattattatttgtaactgTAAATTTCACAATATGATTTGTTATTTGTCAACCTTgcaatgactttttttatttttcattataaaatataactatGTGGAGAcctaatttagtttctttttttttaataagatctAGCTATCTATTATAAtgtaattcattattaattacatttaataactaaacattttattatacatttattaacatCATCTGaagatattaattaaaattacaggTGAGTAGTTTAGATTGTGTTATGTTATGGACTTCAGGTGCTTTTAAAGTTTTCAAATCGAAACTAAAGAAAAACGGAGGGCACAAAACACACATGAAGCATTCTTTACGATTTATCAAAGACTTTAGTTTCATGGAATATGGCGCACTCTGGTGGACATGAAAAGAAACATTCAAATCTAAGGACGGTTTGGTAACTGAACtctatatgttatttaaaaataataataataataaataatagtaatagtaatatcaAAGATTGTTATTTGACATGCAAATAAAtctatgaaatgtttaaataaaatccaATCCACTTACTTCTGGCcagcgctgagaaaagtaacgGATACCAAATGACTTTTATTTAGTACTTAGTCAATTACTAAAGGGTTGCATTTTAGTAGTATTTAAATTTACTTGAATTAACATTTTCtgggaaaaaatttaaataaaccaaATGCTGCGAGATAAAGAGCAAAAATGGAGACGTTAACCAACTGTTTGATTAATGCTCCGGAACAGAAGCTGGCGGTAATGTACTAATAAACTTGATGCCAAGCGAcgcttaaaaagaagaagaagcacgTGACAACAACATGAGTGGCACCTGCTCAATTTaatatcttacatttttttttacattgcagatATGAAGATAGATCATGTGTAATGGAACCGGAATGCGTCGCTGGTTTACGCTGTTGGTGTTTGGACCATGCTTGGTTACGCAAATTATAAATACACGCTCGGAGACGACAAAGATAAAGGTGAATTATAATAGATTCATCTGTaatttagggtgctttcacactagcacttttgggtTCGGGTTGTTCAATTATTCTACAGACATTTTACTTCAATTTATCctagaagctaaaaaaaaaaacactgtgggaGTTTATATACTAAATAAAAGGCAATGTTGTGTCAATTTATTAACTGCAAATTTTCGTCGAAGACAACAGACCTAATGTGAAGATATATGAAATAAAGCACACTCGGACCACAATTATCTATAAGGATGATTCTGTGCCATATACCACAATGCTTTTAAACTTCATCAGATCTTATGGAGGGTCTACAGAGAGTCAAAACCAGGAAGCTGAAGATAAATGAGCTGACTATTTGCCTGTgtgtttttctgaagaaaatattaactgtcatattttaagattaaattaaaaagcaaaataaatgttttggtaCACTGAACTCAACTGCAGTGTAAATGAGGCAAGTTCCCTGGCAACATAGATAAAATATTGTCATGATTGTCTTTTGAGCAACGCACCTGAAGAGGAGTATTGTGTtctgtgttaaaggaatagttcaccccaaaaagaaaaaatgtgctGAAAGGTTTACTTGCCCTAAGgacatcaaagatgtagatgatcTTGTGTCTTCATCGGAAAatgtttgtagaaatgtagcattatatcactgtctcaccaatgggtcctctgcagtgaatgggtgccgtcagaatgagagtccaaacatctgatgaAAACTTCACAATAATCAACACCACTTAACTAATGTcatttaaagtgaaaataaatgtagtttattttctAGAAACCAATCTAGAAACTTGAACAATGATAAACTCTAAACTTCTGTTGGTGTGtttaattgaaatgtatttttaaagtttatgtaaagtttattttttttaatcatgttaaatGGCATTTACTAGCAAAGAGGAAAAACGGGTTTATAAGCAGGATGAACTCAAATGTTTGGCCGCATCTACACATACTGTACCATTATTACTTTACATGTTTGAGAATAATAATAAGGtccttaaaaatataaacacaaatttaATACAGTTTAGCACTCTTCTTCAGTGCTcagttaattaaaatacaatcaGGAATATATTTTAaggtaataatttattttacccaaaattgTTCGCTGCGTTGCGCATTTTCTCCGCAAGGGGGCGGAGGTGTCAGTGCGCAGCCGCTGAGGGGGGCGGGGCTTCGTAGAAACCGGAAGCTCAAAGTGTTCGAGTGTTACACACGGTTACATATGATTAGAGACCAAAACAATGAAGGCGATCATTCAAAGAGTAACGAAGGCAAGCGTAACAGGTACGGCACAAATTGCACACTAAATTTTGATGTCAGCTGGAGGCTCCTTGTTAAACTGTCAGTTAAtttgttgaaatgaaaatgaaagcggCTACAGGCTTGACTGTGTAACTTACTGTACACACCGCTATCATGCTTGCGCCTTGCTTTAACAGCTTCACATTAATGTTGCTGTCTTATTAGTCgcatttaaaaagtgcattttaaaatataaacacgtGTTGATCTAAAAGTGTTCAGATCAGCACTAAGTATCATGTTAAGCATGCAGCTCGAGTCACGCTCTCTTTACTGTACGGTGACGTCATCCACGCAGTTGGGGAGGAGCAGATCAGCTCCATTGGCAGAGGACTCTGCGTCTTACTCGGCATCTCAGTGGAGGACACGCAGAAGGATGTCGACTACATGTAAGTATTGATCTCTGGCTCTGGCTAAAAATCAGTTAAACCAGGGagatcatatataatataataacatcaaTATCTATGTATTATAGCAGCATcagatacagtaaaaataatgaatacattgtatTTATAGTAATATTAGGATCTATTTTTTGTAGATCAGATATTTCATTCATAAAACCAGGCTTGCAGGATTCATCCTGAAATAAAGTTGAAGTATATTTTTACACGTTGatcttaataaaagtattatcaTGTGTGATATTTTCGTTATATTCCCTATAATCATCAACGcttcatatatttgatcaaaaatttaatgtaaaatgttagcCTCATACATTTAACATAGCATTTTTCTGTTTtaggatattttaaaatgtcatttatttacatgaaggcgaagctgaattttcggcatcattactccagtcttcagtttcacatgatccttcagaaatcatgctaaccctgaaacaaaatacagaactaacaaatattgctacaagtgtgattgcatcatataataattgcagttaatagtgttcatttggttgactacgtcttgtattaatttttctgaaaattcctgtcatatgcacataaactgacagtcaccacttataagccactactaaatattgtagaaacttaattttctgtaaagttgctttgcaatgatttgtttCCTAataagcgctatacaaataaacttgaattgaattctaatatgctgactgtATTCTCTTGTTTTACAAATCTGTGTGATGTTGTTTATCAGGGTACGTAAGATTCTTAACTTGCGTCTGTTTGAGGATGAGAACGACCGTGCCTGGAGCCGCAGCGTGATGGACCGAGAGCTAGAGGTGTTGTGTGTGAGTCAGTTCACTCTGCAGTGTATCCTCAAGGGAAATAAGCCGGACTTCCACTCTGCCATGCCGGCTGAACTGGCCCAGCCCTTCTACAACAAGATGCTGGAGCAGCTGAGGGAAGCCTATAAACCAGAACTCATCAAAGGTGAGGGCACCCCAGCTGACTGATGAGCGTTTCATTCTTCTGATCAGGATGTGTTCGTTCgttgtttaaagggatactccaccccaaaatgaaaattttgttattattcacttacccccatgtcgttccaaacccataaaagctctgttcgtcttcaaaacacaatttaagatattttggatgaaaacctggaggcttgagactgtcccatagactgccaaataaataacagtgtcaaggtccagaaaaggtatgaaaagcatcgtcagaatagtctaTCTGCCATCAGACTTGCAATCTGGGTCATATGAAgcgacgggaacactttttgtaagcgaagaaataaaaaataacaacctTATTCAATTATTCCTTTGTtaacggtctcctctgtgtcactccatatcactgTATGCTGCGTGTGCTGTTCTGTGTCCTccacgccacaaggatgcgctgtttctacatgtatttagctttgatttgaaataaaacctTCCTtgtaaactgtgttccgaagacgaacagagCTTTTTCGGGTTTGTAACGGCAtgggggtaagtaattaatgacaaaattttcattttagggtggactatccctttaaggtattTGCTGCATTAAATagttagtttatccaaaaataaaaaaattctcactTGTGTGATTCCAAAAAtttagaacacaaaaggagatctttccagtttttttgtgtgttaatgGTGAATGTCAAAATGACaatgacaaaatgttcttttttggatgaactatccatttaataagTCACTGATTCATTAATCAAACGGTGATTTAGAAATGTGAATTTTTACTATGCAGTCAGAAGACAGCTGAACAGTGGTTCTCCGTTTAATTTATTAacctaatttattattaataaaaatggatCACTTACTGTATTGAAGAATTGTATGAATTGTGTTATTTGTATTAAGATTACTAAATTAATATATACCAGCCAGTTTGTGTTTAGGGAAATAAATGGAAACATTTGCTAATGTAGTTGATGTgtaaattacttttaatattattttaatatacaagtgtaattaatataaaatactaaatcaaGTATTctacttaaagttttttttttttttgacaatttagTTTCATAATTCTATACCTGATGACAGACTACCTGATTTTATTACAAGACACATATTCACttgtattaaaatgactaaatcattatataataaaaaaaaatcctttatatGTAATTGAaaatgctaaaaacttttttttcaccatGAATTGGTGTTGGTGTTGACTTACACAGCTTGTGTTGTGTTGCAGATGGGCAATTTGGTGCAAAAATGCAGGTCCTCATTCAAAATGATGGCCCTGTGACCATTCAGCTGGAGTCTCCTGCTGGCCCTACAGACCCTAAACTGGTATCCAGCTTTGATTCGCAATGAAACACATGCcttaatcttattttctacagAAACTGTAAATTCTGTATTTCCGATTACAGCTTGAATTGTTTTGGGACCGTATAAACCCACAAACCGGTTTGCCTGTCTTCCTTTTTTTCATGCTTCAGCTGTCCAAACAAGAGAAGCAACAGCAGCGGAAAGAAAAAACACGGTCAAAAGGCCCCTCCGAGTCCAGCAGAGAGAAGGCAGCTCAGCGCTCGAAAGCGGACCCCAGCGCCAGCAGCGGAGCAGAGGGAGATGTGTCCTCTGAACGCGAACCATAGAGTACCTCACGGTACAGCCAAAGTcaaaatttatgttttataaaagctgttttttatttttattgaattgaatCAACCTCCAGGGGTTGCTCTTTGGAGACTGACACCAAATATCACAGTCTGCTCATTGTATttctttgcttttgtttgttttaattttttttaggattttgcaACTTGCATATCAGTCCAGCTTCCAGTGGAATGCTGCTGTCTTCAGGGACGTCTTTCAGTGCACTTCAGTGTCTTATTACTGTCCCTCTCAAATGTCCACCGTAGTGCCCCGTCTGATTTTCTTCTGAAACCTGGAATTACAAACATAAGAACGACTGGCAGCTCCACATTTACTAGTAGAAAAAAGACTCAGGCACACACCAGTGGCATTTTAGCACCACTTTGAATACTATCTGAATATTTACTATGCcatctaatttatttaaatgaatacatcTCTGTGATGGGTTTGAATAAAATCAGGTAAGAAAATGTGCGTTATTATTACTTATTCCATAGCTGTTGAGTACTGTTGTTCATTTTACATAATGCCATCATATTTGAAGATCTTGTTTAGATCTACAAATCTGAAACATTATTCATAAGTCTGTTTTCTGTTAGGTCATTAGGCTAATTTAAATCACTGTATAATACAGTGTGACCAACAGTTAATAATTTCATAGAATATTTGCTAAATATGGTCAATAACAAAAGGGCAAAGGAGCTTTTGTGAGCTAACCTGCTTTACTGCATGGCACTTTAAGTAGGGGATTACTCCTGAATGTGGAAAAACACGTGTAcctttacaattttaataataataaaaaaagcataatgaTTGGAGAGGATGTTATCCAATGTCAGAAGTTAAATATAATTGACAGGTAAATAATTGGGTGGGGGTCATGTGATTTTTCATACATACATGATACATTCGCGGACATTAATGCTGAACATTtcctaaaaaacatttataattgaatgaattttcatttagataattatataaaacattaatactaATACATAACTATAATGTCATCCTTCGTTATACAAATTTTTGTTCGTATTtcccattaaaaaataataaataaaaaaagtctagcAAATTTTCTGACCAGTCTGAAACACGGCTATTTAAATCGTTTCTCTTATACCGCAGTTATTCAGTGGCGTGCAGCGTCGGTCACGTGATCATGTGAGCGCGTGTGTTGTGAGAGATAGAATCACTGGACTGTTACAGTTACTGTAGAGGCATGTGCTTTAAATACAGACTGGAGAGGAGCGATCACAGGTAGGTTTATGTGACATCAATTTTCTTATATAATAGCATTGCGTAATTAgttattaaatgtgttaaaattatattagttcTCATTGGGCTTGTTTGTTTTCTCTATTGAAACGTTGTAGCTactgtttctctgtttttatacaaataataatcatcatgAACTAGTGTTTAGACTTCAGACCGCAACTTATTAATACTCGTCatactttttatttaacataCCTATATTTTACATGGATAACACGATAAACAATCAGACATCACTGAAAGTTAGAGAAAAGATGTCCCAGTTAAGAACAATGTGTAGGTACtttaaattttaacatatttaGATACAAGTCTGACATGTGCCAGATGataattgtgttaaataaatacctgtttaaatatttgctgattacagttttttctatatataaataaatatataaataaatatatatatatatatatatatatgtatatatatttatatagtatatatatatatatatatatatatatatatatatatatatatatatataattatatataattattagttgaaaatgtagttaaataattgaaaaaaatattatttgaattttacACAGGTATATGAATTTATTAATAgcctataaattatatttatgagtAGAGCATTGTTAAATCAATACAGTGCATAACATGAACACTGTGTTTGTAATGTAATCTTTACAAGCTTGCTTTACATTCAACTATTCCTAATAAAATATTCCACAACAAAGTTGAAGTACAATCATGGTCCTAGTTTATTTGTGTGATCTCCAGTGCTGATGGCGCCAGCGTGCACTTGGTTTGCACTGAGGACCCGGTGCAATGATGTGGTCTTTGTCAggaatttttaaacatgtctcaCACTAAATTGCTTCCATGCACTGTAGTGACAGGAACAAACAGGAagatatg from Carassius auratus strain Wakin chromosome 6, ASM336829v1, whole genome shotgun sequence includes:
- the dtd1 gene encoding D-aminoacyl-tRNA deacylase 1; translated protein: MKAIIQRVTKASVTVGEEQISSIGRGLCVLLGISVEDTQKDVDYMVRKILNLRLFEDENDRAWSRSVMDRELEVLCVSQFTLQCILKGNKPDFHSAMPAELAQPFYNKMLEQLREAYKPELIKDGQFGAKMQVLIQNDGPVTIQLESPAGPTDPKLLSKQEKQQQRKEKTRSKGPSESSREKAAQRSKADPSASSGAEGDVSSEREP